A portion of the Pogoniulus pusillus isolate bPogPus1 chromosome 6, bPogPus1.pri, whole genome shotgun sequence genome contains these proteins:
- the PLEKHB1 gene encoding pleckstrin homology domain-containing family B member 1, with translation MALVKSGWLWRQSSILRRWKRNWFVLYLDGSLVYYQDETQRDMDGRIHAKYSCRDVRAGRECRDVQPPEGKGRECLLTVVLRDGSKTTLCAESEDDAVAWKMAVLEAKSTPVHVYDPYDDDYYQTVPLDSHQAAYISSGHYGPHYGAPGLTQVIVREDPYRVSGDQMALGLLAGAATGAALGSFMWMPCWF, from the exons ATGGCGCTGGTGAAGAGCGGTTGGCTGTGGCGCCAGA GCTCCATCCTGCGGCGCTGGAAGAGGAACTGGTTCGTGCTGTACCTGGACGGCAGCTTGGTGTACTACCAGGACGAGACGCAGCGCGACATGGACGGCAGGATCCACGCCAAGTACAGCTGCAGGGACGTCAGGGCTGGCCGCGAGTGCAGAG atgTGCAGCCACCCGAGGGGAAGGGCCGCGAGTGCCTGCTGACCGTGGTGCTGCGGGACGGCTCCAAGACGACTCTGTGTGCCGAGAGCGAGGACGACGCCGT ggcttggaagatggctgtgctggaggcaAAATCCACCCCG gtgCATGTCTACGACCCATACGACGATGACTACTACCAGACTGTGCCCCTGGACTCCCACCAGGCTGCCTACATCAGCTCTGGCCACTATGGCCCCCACTATGGAG CCCCGGGGCTGACGCAGGTGATCGTGCGGGAGGATCCCTACCGAGTCTCCGGGGACCAGATGGccttggggctgctggcaggggcgGCCACCGGCGCCGCCCTGGGCTCCTTCATGTGGATGCCCTGCTGGTTCTAG